Proteins encoded within one genomic window of Ovis aries strain OAR_USU_Benz2616 breed Rambouillet chromosome 1, ARS-UI_Ramb_v3.0, whole genome shotgun sequence:
- the LOC101108018 gene encoding olfactory receptor 5K3-like: MTEDNLSLTTEFILIGFTVHPELKTLLFLVFFTIYLITMVGNLGLVALIVTEHRLHTPMYIFLGNLALMDSCCSCAITPKMLQNFFSKDRMISLYECMAQFYFLCLAETADCFLLAAMAYDRYVAICKPLQYHTMMSKKLCIQMTTGAYIAGNLHSMIHIGFLFRLTFCRSHQINHFFCDVLPLYRLSCADPYINELMIFIFSGSVQVFSIIIVIISYLFILFMIFKMKSRKGKGKALSTCASHFVSVSIFYGSLLFMYIRPNSVNDKDKDIPLAIFYTLVIPLLNPFIYSLRNKEVINVMKKIMKKT; the protein is encoded by the coding sequence atgacagaggataaccTCTCCTTGACAACTGAATTTATCCTCATAGGATTTACAGTTCATCCAGAGCTGAAGACCCTTCTGTTTCTGgtgttctttaccatctatctGATCACCATGGTGGGAAATCTCGGCCTGGTGGCATTGATAGTTACAGAGCATCGTCTTCACACACCAATGTACATATTCCTGGGGAATCTCGCTCTGATGGATTCCTGTTGTTCTTGTGCCATTACCCCCAAGATGCTACAGAACTTCTTTTCAAAAGACAGAATGATTTCCCTCTATGAATGTATGgcacaattttattttctctgccttGCCGAAACTGCAGACTGCTTTCTCTTGGCAGCAATGGCCTATgatcgctatgtggccatctgcaaaccaCTGCAGTACCACACTATGATGTCAaagaaactctgcattcagatgaccACAGGGGCCTACATAGCTGGAAACCTGCATTCCATGATTCACATTGGATTTTTGTTTAGGTTAACTTTCTGTAGATCTCATCAAATCAATCACTTTTTTTGTGATGTTCTTCCATTATATAGACTCTCCTGTGCTGACCCTTATATCAATGAATtgatgatatttatcttttcagGGTCAGTTCAAGTATTCTCTATTATCATTGTAATAATCTCTtatcttttcatccttttcatgatttttaaaatgaaatccagaaaaggaaaaggcaaagccTTATCTACTTGTGCATCCCACTTTGTCTCTGTCTCAATATTCTATGGTTCTCTTCTCTTCATGTATATTAGACCAAATTCAGTTAATGACAAAGATAAAGATATACCTCTTGCTATTTTTTATACACTAGTTATTCCTTTGTTAAATCCTTTCATTTATAGTCTAAGAAATAAGGAAGTAATAAatgttatgaaaaaaattatgaagaaaacatAA
- the LOC101107496 gene encoding olfactory receptor 5K4 isoform X1, producing the protein MAKENESLTTEFILKGLTDHPVLKTLLFLVFLTIYLITMVGNLGLVALIFMERHLHTSMYIFLGNLALMDFCCSSAITPKMLQNLSSKDRMISLYECMVQFYFLCLAETADCFLLAAMAYDRYVAICKPLQYHTMMSKKLCIQMTTGAYIASNLHSMIHVGLLLRLTFCRSSRIDHFFCDILPLYRLSCTDPYINELMIYIFSMPIQIITIATVLISYVYILFTVFKMKSRQGRGKALSTCASHFLSVSIFYICLLMYIRPFEEGDKDIPVAIFYTIVIPLLNPFIYSLRNKEVINVLKKIMRKKRISQNYKQ; encoded by the exons ATGGCTAAGGAAAACGAATCTTTGACAACTGAGTTCATTCTCAAAGGACTTACAGATCATCCAGTGCTGAAGACCCTTCTGTTTCTGGTGTTTCTTACCATCTATCTGATCACTATGGTGGGCAATCTTGGTCTGGTGGCATTGATTTTTATGGAACGTCATCTTCACACTTCAATGTACATCTTCCTGGGTAACCTCGCTCTGATGGATTTCTGTTGCTCCAGTGCCATAACCCCCAAGATGCTACAGAATTTATCTTctaaagacagaatgatctccctTTATGAATGCATggtacaattttattttctctgccttGCTGAAACTGCAGATTGCTTTCTCCTGGCAgcaatggcctatgaccgctatgtggccatctgcaaaccaCTGCAGTACCACACTATGATGTCAaagaaactctgcattcagatgaccACAGGGGCCTACATAGCTAGCAACCTGCATTCTATGATTCATGTAGGACTTCTATTGAGGTTAACTTTCTGTAGATCTAGTCGAATTGACCACTTTTTTTGTGACATTCTTCCACTATATAGACTTTCCTGTACTGACCCTTATATTAATGAactaatgatatatattttttcaatgccCATTCAAATCATTACCATTGCCACTGTCTTGATTTCTTATGTTTACATTCTTTTCactgttttcaaaatgaaatccAGACAAGGGAGAGGTAAAGCCTTATCTACTTGTGCATCCCACTTTCTATCTGTCTCAATATTCTACATTTGTCTTCTCATGTATATTCGACCATTTGAAGAAGGGGATAAAGATATACCAGTTGCAATTTTTTACACAATAGTAATTCCTTTATTAAACCCTTTTATTTATAGCCTGAGAAATAAGGAAGTGATAAATGTTCTGAAAAAAATTATGAGGA aaaaaagaatcagtCAGAACTACAAACAGTAG
- the LOC101107496 gene encoding olfactory receptor 5K4 isoform X2 has translation MAKENESLTTEFILKGLTDHPVLKTLLFLVFLTIYLITMVGNLGLVALIFMERHLHTSMYIFLGNLALMDFCCSSAITPKMLQNLSSKDRMISLYECMVQFYFLCLAETADCFLLAAMAYDRYVAICKPLQYHTMMSKKLCIQMTTGAYIASNLHSMIHVGLLLRLTFCRSSRIDHFFCDILPLYRLSCTDPYINELMIYIFSMPIQIITIATVLISYVYILFTVFKMKSRQGRGKALSTCASHFLSVSIFYICLLMYIRPFEEGDKDIPVAIFYTIVIPLLNPFIYSLRNKEVINVLKKIMRTYNILKET, from the coding sequence ATGGCTAAGGAAAACGAATCTTTGACAACTGAGTTCATTCTCAAAGGACTTACAGATCATCCAGTGCTGAAGACCCTTCTGTTTCTGGTGTTTCTTACCATCTATCTGATCACTATGGTGGGCAATCTTGGTCTGGTGGCATTGATTTTTATGGAACGTCATCTTCACACTTCAATGTACATCTTCCTGGGTAACCTCGCTCTGATGGATTTCTGTTGCTCCAGTGCCATAACCCCCAAGATGCTACAGAATTTATCTTctaaagacagaatgatctccctTTATGAATGCATggtacaattttattttctctgccttGCTGAAACTGCAGATTGCTTTCTCCTGGCAgcaatggcctatgaccgctatgtggccatctgcaaaccaCTGCAGTACCACACTATGATGTCAaagaaactctgcattcagatgaccACAGGGGCCTACATAGCTAGCAACCTGCATTCTATGATTCATGTAGGACTTCTATTGAGGTTAACTTTCTGTAGATCTAGTCGAATTGACCACTTTTTTTGTGACATTCTTCCACTATATAGACTTTCCTGTACTGACCCTTATATTAATGAactaatgatatatattttttcaatgccCATTCAAATCATTACCATTGCCACTGTCTTGATTTCTTATGTTTACATTCTTTTCactgttttcaaaatgaaatccAGACAAGGGAGAGGTAAAGCCTTATCTACTTGTGCATCCCACTTTCTATCTGTCTCAATATTCTACATTTGTCTTCTCATGTATATTCGACCATTTGAAGAAGGGGATAAAGATATACCAGTTGCAATTTTTTACACAATAGTAATTCCTTTATTAAACCCTTTTATTTATAGCCTGAGAAATAAGGAAGTGATAAATGTTCTGAAAAAAATTATGAGGACCTATAATATTCTTAAAGAAACTTAA